One stretch of Periplaneta americana isolate PAMFEO1 chromosome 1, P.americana_PAMFEO1_priV1, whole genome shotgun sequence DNA includes these proteins:
- the LOC138698297 gene encoding glutamic acid-rich protein-like isoform X1, which translates to MVKMARHCSMCVTVLLTGFFLLQLLREGSSAYIQVATAPPRKPVLTTQLLDYWNSGLEKFIWRYDPQFEDRFKILDNKVRKLIQDFIEEEKFIQRQEKDKQPEEHDGNTIQQIVDRKGGREMKNTKRRRQKHQDYTNMKKMLKVQREAKKQKKKGLSKREHKKQRKAEELIDNSKSFGQKLQILTTSASPDVTPIAADSIGTETERHQDIPSLIFL; encoded by the exons ATGGTGAAAATGGCAAGACATTGCAGCATGTGTGTCACAGTGCTACTAACGGGCTTCTTCCTTCTTCAG TTGCTGCGTGAGGGATCATCAGCGTATATCCAAGTTGCGACAGCGCCACCAAGAAAACCGGTGCTAACAACACAGCTGCTGGACTACTGGAATTCAGGGCTGGAGAAGTTCATTTGGAGATATGATCCG CAATTTGAGGACAGATTCAAAATCTTGGATAATAAAGTGAGAAAACTAATACAAGATTTTATAGAAGAGGAGAAGTTTATTCAGCGGCAAGAAAAG GATAAACAACCAGAAGAACATGACGGGAACACTATTCAACAAATAGTAGATAGAAAAGGAGGAAGAGAAATGAAG AACACGAAGAGGAGGAGGCAGAAACATCAGGATTATAcgaatatgaagaaaatgttaaagGTGCAGAGAGAGgctaagaaacaaaagaaaaagggATTATCAAAACGTGAACACAAAAAGCAAAGAAAG GCAGAAGAATTGATCGATAACTCAAAAAGTTTCGGGCAGAAGTTGCAAATCCTCACCACTTCTGCATCGCCTGACGTAACACCCATCGCTGCTGACAGCATTGGAACTGAGACAGAGCGCCATCAAGACATTCCCAgcttaatttttctttaa
- the LOC138698297 gene encoding uncharacterized protein isoform X2 gives MVKMARHCSMCVTVLLTGFFLLQLLREGSSAYIQVATAPPRKPVLTTQLLDYWNSGLEKFIWRYDPDKQPEEHDGNTIQQIVDRKGGREMKNTKRRRQKHQDYTNMKKMLKVQREAKKQKKKGLSKREHKKQRKAEELIDNSKSFGQKLQILTTSASPDVTPIAADSIGTETERHQDIPSLIFL, from the exons ATGGTGAAAATGGCAAGACATTGCAGCATGTGTGTCACAGTGCTACTAACGGGCTTCTTCCTTCTTCAG TTGCTGCGTGAGGGATCATCAGCGTATATCCAAGTTGCGACAGCGCCACCAAGAAAACCGGTGCTAACAACACAGCTGCTGGACTACTGGAATTCAGGGCTGGAGAAGTTCATTTGGAGATATGATCCG GATAAACAACCAGAAGAACATGACGGGAACACTATTCAACAAATAGTAGATAGAAAAGGAGGAAGAGAAATGAAG AACACGAAGAGGAGGAGGCAGAAACATCAGGATTATAcgaatatgaagaaaatgttaaagGTGCAGAGAGAGgctaagaaacaaaagaaaaagggATTATCAAAACGTGAACACAAAAAGCAAAGAAAG GCAGAAGAATTGATCGATAACTCAAAAAGTTTCGGGCAGAAGTTGCAAATCCTCACCACTTCTGCATCGCCTGACGTAACACCCATCGCTGCTGACAGCATTGGAACTGAGACAGAGCGCCATCAAGACATTCCCAgcttaatttttctttaa